In Camelus dromedarius isolate mCamDro1 chromosome 4, mCamDro1.pat, whole genome shotgun sequence, the following are encoded in one genomic region:
- the TMEM37 gene encoding voltage-dependent calcium channel gamma-like subunit isoform X2 yields MPGLAWGMVLARSLAALAVVVAIFGLELLMVSQVCEDLHSRSKWAIGSILFLVSFIFSFGGLLIFVILLRNQVTLIGFTLTFWSQFTASFLFFLNAISGLHVNSITHPWVQPMKF; encoded by the coding sequence ATGCCCGGGCTGGCCTGGGGTATGGTCCTGGCTCGCAGCCTGGCTGCCTTGGCTGTGGTGGTCGCCATTTTTGGCCTGGAGCTCCTCATGGTGTCCCAGGTGTGTGAGGACCTCCACTCACGGAGCAAGTGGGCCATAGGCTCCATCCTCTTCCTTGtctctttcatcttctctttcGGGGGGCTCCTGATCTTCGTGATCCTTCTCAGGAACCAGGTCACGCTCATCGGCTTCACCCTGACGTTCTGGAGCCAGTTCACggcctccttcctcttcttcctgaacGCCATCAGTGGCCTTCACGTCAACAGCATCACCCACCCTTGGGTCCAGCCTATGAAATTTTAG
- the TMEM37 gene encoding voltage-dependent calcium channel gamma-like subunit isoform X1: MTAIAVQAQKLLAQRRPRRSFFESFIRNLIILCAALAVVLSSVSICDGHWLLAEDRLFGLWHFCTASNQTGSHCLRDLSQAHMPGLAWGMVLARSLAALAVVVAIFGLELLMVSQVCEDLHSRSKWAIGSILFLVSFIFSFGGLLIFVILLRNQVTLIGFTLTFWSQFTASFLFFLNAISGLHVNSITHPWVQPMKF, from the coding sequence GCTCAGAAGCTGCTGGCCCAGAGGAGGCCCCGCCGATCCTTCTTTGAATCCTTCATCCGGAACCTCATCATTTTATGTGCCGCCCTGGCTGTGgtcctctcctctgtctccatctGTGATGGCCACTGGCTCCTGGCTGAGGATCGCCTCTTCGGGTTGTGGCACTTCTGCACAGCCTCCAACCAAACAGGGTCTCACTGCCTCCGAGACCTGAGTCAGGCTCACATGCCCGGGCTGGCCTGGGGTATGGTCCTGGCTCGCAGCCTGGCTGCCTTGGCTGTGGTGGTCGCCATTTTTGGCCTGGAGCTCCTCATGGTGTCCCAGGTGTGTGAGGACCTCCACTCACGGAGCAAGTGGGCCATAGGCTCCATCCTCTTCCTTGtctctttcatcttctctttcGGGGGGCTCCTGATCTTCGTGATCCTTCTCAGGAACCAGGTCACGCTCATCGGCTTCACCCTGACGTTCTGGAGCCAGTTCACggcctccttcctcttcttcctgaacGCCATCAGTGGCCTTCACGTCAACAGCATCACCCACCCTTGGGTCCAGCCTATGAAATTTTAG